A window from Kribbella jejuensis encodes these proteins:
- a CDS encoding Rieske (2Fe-2S) protein codes for MSDDTTASATNSAAAAAGGLRDRRTVLRCAAMVALAGAGAPLLAACGGSDNGSTGSAGSTGSASGTGTSPSATGSAPTTGTSSSAPAAGGKVLGPVSDVPVGGGKVFTDAKVVVTQPTAGTYKGFSAVCTHQGNPVGSVEGGQIVCPFHNSHFSITDGSVVSGPAPAPLPAVNVKVQGGNIVESA; via the coding sequence AGCGATGACACGACGGCATCGGCCACCAACTCGGCGGCAGCCGCAGCAGGCGGTCTCCGCGACCGCAGGACGGTGCTGCGCTGCGCCGCGATGGTCGCCCTGGCAGGTGCCGGCGCGCCGCTCCTCGCGGCCTGTGGCGGCAGCGACAACGGCAGCACAGGCAGCGCAGGCAGTACGGGCAGCGCAAGCGGCACCGGTACGTCGCCCTCGGCGACCGGCTCCGCACCGACCACCGGGACGTCGTCGAGCGCGCCGGCCGCCGGCGGGAAGGTCCTCGGCCCGGTGTCCGACGTACCGGTCGGTGGCGGGAAGGTGTTCACCGACGCGAAGGTCGTCGTGACGCAGCCGACCGCGGGTACGTACAAGGGCTTCTCCGCGGTCTGCACGCATCAGGGGAACCCGGTCGGCTCGGTGGAAGGTGGCCAGATCGTCTGCCCGTTCCACAACAGCCACTTCAGCATCACCGACGGCAGCGTGGTCAGCGGACCGGCGCCGGCCCCGCTCCCCGCGGTGAACGTGAAGGTCCAGGGCGGCAACATCGTCGAATCGGCCTGA